One genomic region from Cetobacterium sp. 8H encodes:
- a CDS encoding site-2 protease family protein: MLVFKIIILLFSLVLHELAHGYMAYFCGDKTAKYYGRLSFNPLKHLDPIGALVPIVMLLSGSSFVVGWAKPVPVNYFALKNGRVGEFLVSIAGVATNYLLMILGALLIRFGIIPLGPLSAYFIIINMALGTFNLLPIPPLDGSRIIASFLNDENRIKIFTLDTYGILIIVALSYFGLLSKIMSPIYNLMIGIVDIIIRS; the protein is encoded by the coding sequence ATGTTAGTTTTTAAAATTATAATTTTATTATTTTCTTTAGTTTTACACGAGTTAGCCCATGGATACATGGCTTATTTTTGTGGTGATAAAACCGCTAAATATTACGGAAGGTTGTCATTTAATCCATTAAAACATTTAGATCCAATAGGGGCATTAGTTCCTATAGTAATGTTATTAAGTGGATCTAGCTTTGTAGTTGGATGGGCAAAACCAGTGCCGGTTAATTATTTTGCATTAAAAAATGGAAGAGTTGGAGAGTTCCTTGTATCAATTGCGGGAGTTGCAACAAATTATTTGCTTATGATCTTAGGAGCACTATTAATAAGATTTGGAATAATTCCGTTAGGACCATTGTCTGCTTATTTTATAATAATAAATATGGCTTTAGGGACTTTTAATTTATTACCAATACCACCATTAGATGGATCGAGAATTATTGCTTCTTTTTTAAATGATGAAAATAGAATAAAAATATTTACGTTAGATACATATGGAATTTTAATAATAGTGGCACTGAGTTACTTTGGGCTACTATCAAAAATAATGTCACCTATATATAATCTAATGATAGGAATTGTAGATATAATAATTAGGAGTTAA
- the upp gene encoding uracil phosphoribosyltransferase, with the protein MAVIEINHPLIQHKLTILRNKNTDTKSFRENLNEISKLMTYEVTKNLVLEEIVVETPLMKTTGHTLGTNIAVVPILRAGLGMVDGIVSLIPTAKIGHIGVYRDEETLEPVYYYCKLPVDVQSKQVILVDPMLATGGSAIYAIDYLKNAGVKNIVFMCLVAAPEGIAKVLQTHPDVAIYTAKIDQGLDSNGYIYPGLGDCGDRIFGTK; encoded by the coding sequence GTGGCTGTAATAGAAATAAATCATCCGTTAATACAACACAAATTAACAATACTAAGAAATAAAAATACGGATACAAAAAGTTTTAGAGAGAATTTAAATGAAATTTCAAAATTAATGACTTATGAGGTTACAAAAAATCTTGTTTTAGAGGAGATTGTAGTTGAAACTCCGCTTATGAAAACGACAGGACATACGCTAGGAACAAATATAGCAGTTGTACCTATTTTAAGAGCAGGATTAGGAATGGTAGATGGGATTGTTTCTCTTATTCCAACTGCAAAAATAGGACACATAGGTGTTTATAGAGATGAAGAAACTCTAGAACCAGTATATTACTACTGTAAGCTTCCTGTAGATGTACAAAGCAAACAAGTTATATTAGTAGACCCAATGTTAGCAACAGGTGGATCAGCAATATATGCAATTGATTATCTGAAAAATGCAGGGGTTAAAAATATAGTGTTTATGTGTTTAGTAGCAGCTCCAGAAGGAATTGCTAAAGTTTTACAAACACATCCAGATGTGGCTATATACACAGCAAAAATTGATCAAGGATTAGATTCTAATGGATATATTTACCCAGGTCTTGGAGATTGTGGAGATAGAATATTTGGAACTAAATAA
- a CDS encoding TIGR02206 family membrane protein, whose translation MEFELFSNLHIYYLLGYSLAFTLLYFGVAYNSHPQKVMKIISICILFIKCGELFIRYKLIGEAWYNLLPLHLCNITLIFAILGSIFKFKPFLYATFFWSVGAIFALLTPEVRDTFPHFLNISFFSTHVYIIFTAIVEYRVFKLRPSFESWLASFLGINLIMVGVFFINSVLGTNYLYISQKPTFQSPLDHFGEWPYYIIVVEFAYIVLTLLLLFLFRKKDYKLKLNR comes from the coding sequence ATGGAGTTTGAACTTTTTAGTAATTTACACATCTATTATCTTTTAGGTTACTCTTTAGCTTTTACACTTCTTTATTTTGGAGTAGCTTATAATTCACACCCACAAAAAGTTATGAAAATTATATCTATTTGTATTCTATTCATCAAATGTGGAGAACTTTTTATCAGATACAAACTTATAGGCGAAGCTTGGTATAATCTGCTTCCACTACATCTTTGTAATATTACTTTAATTTTTGCTATTTTAGGTTCTATATTTAAATTCAAGCCATTTTTATATGCTACATTTTTCTGGTCTGTTGGAGCTATTTTTGCCTTATTAACACCAGAAGTAAGAGATACTTTTCCACACTTTTTAAATATAAGTTTCTTTTCAACTCATGTATATATAATATTCACGGCAATTGTTGAATATAGAGTTTTCAAATTAAGACCTTCTTTTGAATCGTGGTTAGCTTCGTTCTTAGGAATTAATTTAATTATGGTTGGTGTATTTTTTATAAACTCTGTACTTGGAACAAACTATTTATACATCAGTCAAAAACCTACTTTCCAATCACCTCTTGATCATTTTGGTGAATGGCCATACTACATAATTGTTGTGGAGTTTGCATATATCGTATTGACTCTTTTATTACTATTTTTATTTAGAAAAAAAGACTATAAATTAAAATTAAACAGGTAG
- a CDS encoding CCA tRNA nucleotidyltransferase, protein MKEIILTKDIKKILQILNNNGKGYVVGGYIRDTLLGLKPKDCDFCTDIDYENLKKIFKDYSPKEIGKAFGIIQINYRGNSYEIAKLRKDIEFTEERNVTGIEFINSIEEDLQRRDFTVNAIAFDGKKLIFSSEIGKYDIDKRILRFVGEANKRIEEDPLRILRAIRIASEKGLKILDESKKAIFEQRETIKRVSVERIQDELFKILKGENSAEAIELLNSLGILEQILPNVSKNIEEKKKIEYLKFLDKNFKNEDIILKLVVLFLNNQEDIGKLKLDGKRKKILKDILINFDMIEALKTDYDIKKILQVVGKETLLKLLQIKSYNYDIGFLKNKIEEIYLKNDPIQLKDLKINGADIIGLGVTDGLQIKKYLELGLEKVLKNPKLNNKDILLKLIKEDL, encoded by the coding sequence ATGAAGGAGATTATATTAACAAAGGATATAAAAAAAATTTTACAAATATTGAATAATAATGGAAAAGGCTATGTTGTAGGTGGATATATTAGAGATACTCTTTTGGGATTAAAACCTAAAGACTGTGATTTTTGTACAGATATTGATTATGAAAACTTAAAAAAAATCTTTAAAGACTATTCTCCAAAAGAGATAGGAAAAGCATTTGGAATAATTCAAATAAATTATAGAGGGAACAGTTATGAAATAGCTAAATTAAGAAAAGACATAGAGTTCACTGAAGAGAGAAATGTAACAGGAATAGAATTTATAAATTCCATTGAAGAAGATTTACAAAGAAGAGATTTTACAGTAAATGCGATAGCGTTTGATGGGAAAAAGCTAATATTTTCTTCAGAGATTGGGAAATATGATATAGATAAAAGGATTTTAAGGTTTGTAGGAGAAGCTAATAAAAGAATAGAAGAGGATCCCTTAAGAATTTTAAGAGCAATTAGAATAGCCAGTGAAAAAGGATTGAAAATTTTAGATGAGAGTAAAAAAGCTATATTTGAACAAAGAGAAACTATAAAAAGAGTATCTGTAGAAAGAATTCAAGATGAACTCTTTAAAATACTAAAAGGTGAAAATTCAGCAGAAGCTATAGAGTTGCTAAATTCATTAGGAATTTTAGAACAAATTTTACCAAATGTAAGTAAGAATATAGAAGAAAAAAAGAAAATAGAGTATTTAAAATTTTTAGATAAAAATTTTAAAAATGAAGATATAATTTTGAAATTAGTTGTTTTATTTTTAAATAATCAAGAAGATATAGGAAAATTAAAACTTGATGGAAAAAGAAAAAAAATCCTAAAAGATATACTTATAAATTTTGATATGATTGAAGCACTAAAAACAGATTATGATATAAAAAAAATATTACAAGTAGTGGGGAAAGAAACATTATTAAAGCTATTACAAATAAAATCATATAACTATGATATAGGTTTTTTGAAAAATAAAATTGAGGAAATTTATTTGAAAAATGATCCAATTCAATTGAAGGATTTAAAAATCAATGGAGCCGATATTATAGGATTAGGTGTAACAGATGGATTACAAATAAAAAAATATTTAGAGCTTGGATTAGAAAAAGTTCTAAAAAATCCAAAGTTAAATAACAAAGATATATTACTAAAATTAATAAAGGAGGATTTGTGA
- the rpmE gene encoding 50S ribosomal protein L31, whose protein sequence is MKKGIHPEYKVITVDCTCGNKFETRSTLSKGDELKIAVCSNCHPFYTGKAKFIDAAGRVEQFNKRFGLKK, encoded by the coding sequence ATGAAAAAAGGAATTCATCCAGAGTACAAAGTAATAACTGTTGATTGTACTTGCGGAAACAAGTTTGAAACAAGATCAACTTTATCAAAGGGAGACGAGCTTAAAATAGCTGTTTGTTCAAACTGTCACCCATTCTACACTGGAAAAGCTAAGTTCATAGACGCAGCTGGAAGAGTAGAGCAGTTCAACAAGAGATTTGGATTAAAAAAATAA
- a CDS encoding nucleotidyltransferase has product MDSELKGVGIVVEYNPFHNGHKYHCEKAKAEGDVVIAVMSGDYVQRGEPAVVNRWERAEMALKSGVDIVIELPVFYSTQSAEIFSRGAIGMLEKLRVTKVVFGSETGDVEKLLERAKLEEKQEFQETLKKQLKEGFSYPTAYSKTLEVLGLDNELNSNDILGVEYIKGIEFWKSSIIPVAIKREKTGYYSENSIEGISSATGIRKRLEKNENYQDVVPEVTYEILKVASEEKRVARLEDFYPWIRHKILVDREKLFDIQDIEIGYYNKLYEVALRQREFKTFFESIISKRFTIGRTQRMLIHILLGITKEDTEIVKKKVPYIRVLGFTKKGQEYLKQIKKDEELVVLTSLKNIKKMMSDDELRLLELNEVASKIYSMVNYYEDKKIPLMFK; this is encoded by the coding sequence ATGGACAGTGAATTAAAAGGTGTAGGAATTGTTGTGGAATATAATCCATTTCATAATGGTCATAAATATCACTGTGAAAAGGCAAAAGCCGAAGGAGATGTAGTTATTGCTGTTATGAGTGGAGATTATGTTCAAAGAGGTGAGCCTGCAGTTGTGAACAGATGGGAACGAGCTGAGATGGCTTTAAAAAGCGGAGTAGATATAGTTATCGAACTTCCAGTCTTCTATTCTACCCAAAGCGCAGAAATATTCTCTAGGGGCGCTATAGGGATGTTAGAAAAGTTAAGAGTTACAAAGGTTGTATTTGGCTCTGAAACAGGAGATGTAGAAAAACTTTTAGAAAGAGCAAAACTTGAAGAAAAACAAGAGTTTCAAGAAACTCTGAAAAAGCAATTAAAAGAAGGATTTTCATATCCAACAGCTTATTCAAAAACATTAGAAGTTTTAGGATTAGATAATGAGTTAAATTCAAATGATATTTTAGGCGTAGAATATATAAAAGGAATTGAATTTTGGAAAAGTTCAATTATTCCTGTAGCTATAAAAAGAGAAAAGACAGGATATTATAGTGAAAATTCTATTGAAGGGATTTCAAGTGCTACCGGAATAAGAAAAAGGTTAGAAAAAAATGAAAACTACCAAGATGTAGTTCCAGAAGTGACTTATGAGATATTGAAAGTTGCTTCTGAAGAAAAAAGAGTTGCTAGATTAGAAGATTTTTATCCATGGATTAGACATAAAATATTAGTGGATAGAGAAAAACTTTTTGATATACAGGACATAGAGATAGGATATTATAATAAATTATATGAAGTAGCTTTAAGACAAAGAGAGTTTAAGACTTTTTTTGAAAGCATTATATCAAAAAGATTTACAATAGGTAGAACACAAAGAATGTTAATACATATTCTTTTAGGAATAACTAAAGAAGATACAGAGATAGTTAAGAAAAAAGTTCCATACATAAGAGTTCTAGGATTTACTAAAAAGGGACAAGAATATTTAAAGCAAATAAAAAAAGATGAGGAATTAGTGGTTTTAACTTCGCTAAAAAATATAAAAAAGATGATGAGTGATGATGAGTTAAGATTGCTAGAGTTAAATGAAGTAGCAAGTAAAATATATTCAATGGTAAACTATTATGAAGATAAGAAGATTCCATTAATGTTTAAATAG
- a CDS encoding type III pantothenate kinase, protein MLLAVDIGNTHIVTGLLDKDGTVLLTFRVSSNEKLTEDEYFSYLKNISDFNEIKIKDLNGIIISSVVPNLIGIFQFLGRKYFNIEPLIVDLNLKMPFSFSEELQINGFGADRIIDISQAVIDYPNKNLVIFDLGTATTYEVLKDGIYIGGGILPGIEMSINALFGNTAKLPKVKFSTPDTVLGKNTAEQIQAGIFYGYAGQIKNIIHEIKKIVSDPYIIATGGLGKILFAEIQEIDEYCPELSIKGLYTLYQMNK, encoded by the coding sequence ATGCTTTTAGCTGTAGATATTGGAAATACTCACATAGTTACTGGATTACTTGATAAAGATGGTACAGTTTTACTTACTTTCAGAGTGTCTTCAAATGAAAAATTAACTGAGGATGAATATTTTTCATATCTAAAAAACATATCTGATTTCAATGAAATCAAAATAAAAGATTTAAATGGAATCATTATTTCCTCTGTAGTACCTAACCTTATTGGTATTTTCCAATTTTTAGGAAGAAAGTATTTTAATATTGAACCTCTTATCGTGGATTTAAATTTAAAAATGCCTTTTAGTTTTTCTGAAGAATTACAAATTAATGGATTTGGAGCAGATAGAATAATTGATATATCACAAGCTGTAATTGATTATCCTAATAAAAACCTTGTTATCTTTGACTTAGGTACTGCTACAACTTATGAAGTTTTAAAAGACGGGATTTACATTGGTGGTGGTATTCTTCCTGGAATTGAAATGTCTATAAATGCACTATTTGGAAATACTGCTAAACTACCTAAGGTTAAGTTCAGTACTCCGGATACTGTTTTAGGAAAGAATACAGCTGAACAAATTCAAGCTGGTATTTTCTATGGGTATGCTGGTCAAATTAAAAATATTATACATGAAATTAAAAAAATTGTTTCGGATCCATATATAATAGCTACTGGAGGTCTAGGAAAAATTCTTTTTGCAGAAATTCAAGAGATTGATGAATATTGCCCAGAACTTAGTATAAAAGGACTATATACACTTTATCAAATGAACAAATAA
- a CDS encoding glycosyltransferase family 2 protein — MVSIIIPAFNVEKYIIKCVESALNQTLEDIEIIIIDDGSTDGTSKICMELERKNKKIKYKRIENSGCSVARNLGLSLSTKEFVAFLDSDDWVEKTMYEDLYKKAKSNNSDIVICGFRKINEKGNLLSTVKVSENLTKDEYIDCKTEWFSSPCNKIYRKEMLKKYSVDFLLNVYTGEDMFFNFKAFFYADKISAIDFPYYNYYMNQYSVSNNYKNRTDIYIVLQKLIEFYEMNRVYEENIKKIQECLLYHGIMYPFDVLQKMKENKIDEWEKIYEEIRKNIKKFKELETLEIKKYYFYRRFRLKMMFLKKYKIKLLK, encoded by the coding sequence ATGGTAAGTATAATTATTCCAGCTTTCAATGTGGAGAAATACATAATAAAATGTGTAGAATCAGCATTAAATCAAACTTTAGAAGATATCGAAATAATAATAATAGATGATGGTTCAACAGATGGAACATCTAAAATATGTATGGAGTTAGAAAGAAAAAACAAAAAGATTAAGTATAAACGAATAGAAAACAGTGGATGCAGTGTCGCTAGAAATTTAGGCTTATCTCTTTCAACAAAGGAGTTTGTTGCATTTTTAGATTCTGATGATTGGGTAGAAAAGACAATGTATGAGGACTTGTATAAGAAAGCAAAGTCAAATAATTCAGATATAGTGATTTGTGGATTTAGAAAAATTAATGAAAAAGGAAATCTCTTATCTACGGTTAAAGTCTCAGAAAATTTAACAAAGGATGAATATATAGATTGTAAAACCGAATGGTTTTCATCTCCGTGTAATAAGATATACAGAAAAGAAATGTTGAAAAAATATTCAGTAGATTTTTTACTCAATGTCTATACTGGAGAAGATATGTTTTTTAATTTTAAAGCATTTTTTTATGCAGATAAAATTTCAGCGATAGATTTTCCTTATTATAACTATTATATGAATCAATATTCGGTATCAAATAATTATAAAAATAGAACAGATATCTACATTGTTTTACAAAAATTGATAGAGTTTTATGAAATGAATAGAGTATATGAAGAAAATATTAAAAAAATTCAAGAATGTCTCTTGTATCATGGTATAATGTATCCTTTTGATGTACTTCAAAAAATGAAAGAAAATAAGATAGATGAATGGGAAAAAATATACGAAGAGATAAGAAAAAACATCAAAAAATTCAAAGAATTAGAGACTCTAGAGATAAAAAAATATTATTTTTATAGAAGGTTTAGATTAAAAATGATGTTTTTAAAAAAATATAAAATAAAATTATTAAAATAA
- a CDS encoding ComEC/Rec2 family competence protein yields the protein MKRFQVGILFFIIALLFFFRLNSEIFKDSIEVGDIVKIYGRVEEGKGKILKIDDKFPKDRLYFIVDKVDDSFVELIGEIQKIKHDSWGSYYKVIPNEVVEKENYLKSYFIRKIKDITKDYPIELEDFYRATILGEGELIQNDLKEVFKYTGTAHILVISGLHIGIVIGGIIFVLNRIKIEKTMRFILAFIILTIYITTVGLTPSILRAYIMGGIYILGNIIYEKVDSKKSLIVAFIISILIFPVWIYSLSFWMSYIAVFSIVAVYPKVYKFRLSKYKFINKIINIFIFLLTIQICMTPIFYIYFKTVPFLAFITNFIIVPIGTSFILISFLTLFLSNFYLGFLGAPLVNIVYIVLIKILMISSNIPYLTLEL from the coding sequence TTGAAAAGATTTCAAGTAGGGATATTATTTTTTATAATAGCCCTTCTTTTCTTTTTTAGACTAAATTCAGAAATATTTAAGGATAGTATTGAAGTTGGAGATATAGTAAAAATTTACGGGAGAGTGGAAGAAGGAAAGGGAAAAATATTAAAAATTGATGATAAATTTCCTAAAGACAGATTGTATTTTATTGTTGATAAAGTGGATGACAGCTTTGTTGAGCTAATAGGAGAAATTCAGAAAATAAAGCATGATAGTTGGGGAAGTTATTATAAGGTGATACCAAATGAAGTTGTTGAAAAAGAAAATTATCTAAAAAGTTATTTTATAAGAAAAATAAAAGACATAACAAAAGATTATCCAATTGAACTTGAAGATTTTTATAGAGCAACTATTTTAGGAGAGGGAGAACTTATACAAAATGACTTGAAAGAGGTATTTAAATACACCGGAACTGCTCATATATTGGTGATATCTGGATTGCATATAGGAATAGTTATAGGAGGAATAATATTTGTTTTAAACAGGATAAAAATAGAAAAAACGATGAGATTTATACTCGCTTTTATAATATTAACTATTTATATAACGACTGTAGGATTGACACCTTCTATATTGAGAGCATATATTATGGGTGGAATCTATATTTTAGGAAATATTATCTATGAAAAAGTGGACTCTAAAAAAAGTTTGATTGTAGCTTTCATAATTTCAATTTTGATATTCCCGGTTTGGATATACTCATTATCCTTTTGGATGTCTTATATAGCAGTATTTTCAATAGTGGCTGTTTATCCAAAAGTTTATAAATTTAGATTATCCAAATATAAATTTATAAACAAGATTATAAACATATTTATTTTTTTATTAACAATACAAATTTGCATGACACCAATATTTTATATATATTTTAAAACAGTTCCATTTCTAGCTTTTATAACTAATTTCATAATAGTTCCTATAGGAACTAGTTTCATTTTAATAAGTTTTTTAACACTTTTTTTATCAAATTTTTATTTGGGATTTTTAGGAGCCCCTTTAGTAAATATAGTATACATTGTTTTAATAAAGATACTGATGATTTCATCAAATATTCCATATTTGACTTTAGAATTATAA
- a CDS encoding MFS transporter: MSRIPLKTQIFYGVGVSYAIVDQIFAQWILYFYLPPENSGLKPFLAPVLISLALAISRVVDMVSDPVVGYLSDKFNSRWGRRIPFIAVGAIPLSLSTVAFFYPPKGDETMTFMYLALIGSLFFVFYTIVGAPYNALIPEIGENSSERLNLSTWQSVFRLLYSAIAMIFPGILIKYFGGGDVLTGVRGMVIFLSFLSAVGLFVTVFLVPEKKYSRPVEDVGNIKVILKEIIRDKSFRNYLLGMLFFFIGFNSLRAMMNYYVEDVMGYGKGTITVVSALLFGASALFFYPVNKISRKYGYRKIMLASLIMLIVLTLALFLLGKLIPVKYGFAIFTLLGIPISGAAFIFPPAMMSDISDKISSRTGNRIEGVCFGIQGFFLKMAFLVSIVILPLMLVLGGSGEVTKFGIYSSAIFSAVSFAISYIFYFKYEE; this comes from the coding sequence GTGAGCAGAATACCATTAAAAACACAAATATTTTACGGAGTAGGAGTGAGTTATGCAATAGTAGATCAAATATTTGCACAGTGGATATTATATTTTTATCTCCCACCAGAAAATTCAGGATTGAAACCATTTTTAGCTCCTGTTTTAATATCATTAGCTCTTGCTATATCAAGAGTAGTAGATATGGTATCAGATCCAGTTGTGGGATATTTATCAGATAAATTCAATAGTAGATGGGGAAGAAGAATACCATTTATAGCAGTAGGAGCAATACCGTTGTCCCTTTCAACAGTAGCGTTTTTCTATCCACCTAAAGGAGACGAAACTATGACCTTTATGTACCTAGCTCTTATAGGATCGTTATTCTTTGTTTTTTATACAATAGTAGGGGCTCCGTATAATGCTTTAATTCCGGAGATTGGAGAAAACTCAAGTGAGAGATTAAACCTTTCAACTTGGCAATCAGTATTTAGATTGTTATATAGTGCGATAGCTATGATATTTCCAGGAATACTTATAAAGTATTTTGGAGGTGGAGATGTACTTACTGGTGTTAGGGGAATGGTTATATTTTTAAGTTTCTTATCAGCGGTAGGACTTTTTGTAACAGTGTTTTTAGTTCCAGAAAAAAAATACTCTAGACCTGTAGAAGATGTTGGAAATATAAAAGTTATTCTTAAAGAGATTATTCGTGATAAAAGTTTTAGAAATTATTTATTAGGAATGCTATTTTTCTTTATTGGTTTTAATTCATTGAGGGCAATGATGAACTATTATGTAGAAGATGTTATGGGATATGGAAAAGGAACTATAACAGTAGTTTCAGCGCTACTATTTGGAGCATCTGCTCTATTCTTTTATCCTGTAAATAAAATATCTAGAAAATATGGGTACAGAAAAATTATGCTAGCATCTTTAATAATGCTAATTGTTTTAACACTAGCTTTATTTCTTTTAGGGAAATTAATTCCTGTAAAATATGGATTTGCTATATTTACTTTACTAGGTATACCAATATCAGGAGCGGCATTTATATTTCCACCAGCTATGATGAGTGATATAAGTGATAAAATAAGTAGTAGAACAGGAAATAGGATTGAAGGAGTATGTTTTGGAATACAGGGATTTTTCCTTAAGATGGCATTTTTAGTTTCTATTGTAATTTTACCATTGATGCTAGTTTTAGGAGGAAGTGGAGAGGTAACAAAATTTGGGATATACTCTTCGGCAATATTTTCAGCAGTATCTTTTGCGATCTCATATATATTTTATTTTAAATACGAGGAATAA
- a CDS encoding ribonuclease H family protein, protein MATKYYAFVVDKENIHGIVTTWEECQKKTKGKGARYKSFKSHQEALDWIKAGGVYEDKKAKFKAAKELLEDEIYFDAGTGRGIGVEVRVTNKNGDSLLDVIMPENMINEFGNYLAPVGSTNNYGELIGAYLAIDIAIKKGKFKIFGDSKLIIDYWSKGLCNRTSLSEKTINLIQKTNERRITFEKLGGQIKHISGDINPADLGFHK, encoded by the coding sequence ATGGCTACAAAATACTATGCTTTCGTTGTTGATAAAGAAAATATTCATGGAATAGTTACAACATGGGAGGAGTGCCAAAAAAAAACTAAAGGAAAGGGCGCTCGTTATAAATCTTTTAAATCTCATCAAGAAGCTTTAGATTGGATAAAAGCTGGTGGCGTATATGAAGATAAAAAAGCAAAATTTAAAGCTGCTAAAGAGTTACTAGAAGATGAAATATATTTTGATGCTGGTACAGGAAGAGGTATCGGAGTTGAAGTCAGAGTTACAAATAAAAATGGTGATTCTCTATTAGATGTAATTATGCCTGAAAATATGATCAATGAGTTTGGAAATTATTTAGCTCCTGTTGGTAGTACAAATAATTATGGTGAACTTATTGGTGCATATCTTGCTATTGATATAGCTATAAAAAAAGGTAAATTTAAAATTTTTGGAGATAGTAAACTAATTATAGATTATTGGTCAAAAGGTCTTTGTAATAGAACATCACTTAGTGAAAAAACTATAAATCTTATACAAAAAACAAATGAGAGAAGAATTACGTTTGAAAAATTAGGTGGACAAATTAAACATATTTCTGGAGATATTAACCCTGCAGATTTAGGATTTCATAAATAG
- a CDS encoding YigZ family protein: MKSIKKQVRIEFEERKSKFIGYAKPISTKLEAEEFIGMIREMHPDATHNCTVYRVIDNGQEYFKADDDGEPSGTAGKPMGEILTYMDVSNVVVVATRYFGGIKLGAGGLVRNYAKTAKLAILEGEIVEFIERKECLLDFSYEKISEIESLLIAGNDELLNKDFNERVTYRVKVSKETFEKLSEMKDILIIM; encoded by the coding sequence ATGAAAAGTATAAAAAAACAAGTGAGAATTGAGTTTGAAGAGAGAAAATCAAAGTTTATAGGTTATGCAAAGCCAATCTCAACAAAATTGGAAGCCGAAGAATTTATAGGTATGATAAGAGAGATGCATCCAGATGCAACTCACAATTGCACAGTTTACAGAGTTATAGATAACGGTCAGGAGTATTTTAAAGCAGATGATGATGGAGAGCCAAGTGGAACAGCAGGGAAACCAATGGGAGAAATTTTGACTTATATGGATGTAAGTAATGTTGTAGTTGTTGCAACTAGATATTTTGGTGGAATAAAGTTAGGTGCAGGAGGACTTGTTAGAAATTATGCTAAGACTGCGAAATTGGCAATTTTAGAGGGAGAAATTGTGGAATTTATTGAAAGAAAAGAGTGTCTTTTAGATTTCTCATATGAAAAAATATCAGAAATAGAATCTTTATTGATAGCTGGAAATGATGAGTTGTTGAATAAAGATTTTAATGAGAGAGTTACTTATAGGGTTAAAGTTTCTAAAGAAACATTTGAAAAGTTGAGTGAAATGAAAGATATTTTAATAATAATGTAA